The genomic stretch tttattttcatcAATCGTTTCACTCACTAAAGATCCTCAATATATTTAATATCTACAGGTATCACGTCTCTTgctttatattttttcatataCAGGAGCTCTTGCCCGTTGCCCTTTTCATCCCTCTTCAATTTCAACTCTGACTGTCACCAAAAACTTGCTAGACAAAAAGATAACTTTCATCAAAATTGGCAACGACTGCTTTTGGTGGCAGGTTTTCTCAGGGACAAGGGTGAAGGATGTCCGGGTCATTGCTACATAGGAAAgtatttttgtttgattaatTAGCTGTAGTTGTCGGTAAGTGCCTACAAGTaaaaatgaataagaaaatgGGAAGAGGAGTATGAAAGAATGTTCTCTAGCCTTTCGGCGATTTTTTATCGAAAATCGAGCCCGTtgtccattttctttttttgatcaGAAAGAAGTGtattttgaaaaaaggaaaggaaaggaaatgaagggaaaggaaaggaataattgttatcCCGACGCATGATTTTCCTGGAACTCCAAATTGGCTTATTGTGAGCACATGTACCGTAAGAATTTAATCGATTAACTTCTTCTTTATGGCGATGTGCCAATACAAAGGAACGCCATTGCTTTCTGCCCCTCCGCTGCCGTCGCTGCTTCATCATAGGACATGAATTGAGTCCTTCAGATCTCTGGTGACCGCGTCATGTCAACGTATGCGTAGAATAGCCGCGCGATGGTGCCCAGTGGAGTAGTCGGCGGGGCAAGCGTGTAGGGGGCATGCGCATGACCTGACCGAACCATAATAGTCGCCTTTGTCGCAGTGTTTTAATTGCGGGGGTCTAGCCAGTTCTTTCAAGGATCTCTGCATTTGAATTCAACCTGCATTTGATAACTCATTCAATCAATGAAATGTAGATCGATCAATTGAATTACCAAGAAAGGCAATCTATTTTTATGCtgttgtttacattacttaACACAAAGAGATAACCCAGTACCATAAAGGTAGTCAAAACTTTCGATTTATGATTTATTTCTTCCCTTTTGTGTACGTCACGTGTATTTCGGCGAATGGATCGAAAATGTAACCTGCATTTCAAGCCGCAGCAACCACATGCACGCATTGCGAACCTATCATGCCACGATGGAGATCATAGATAGGAACAAAAATCGGCAACTCGATGATATAGTACATTACGGGATATACATTACTTgcaaaaatcccataatacacctctttaaccccccaaaaatttgcataggcattgtttttgatTTCCCTCAGGTCAAgagatgtattatgggattgtgcaagtagtgaatagccCATTAAACACAAAAACTGAGAAATCATTTTCTAtcaatgcatttaaattaataCTGGGTCATCGATGTAAATTATGAGTCATGATAGTATCTtatttaaatttaatatttttcttctaATACCATCGTACAAGTAAAGAATTAAAATTGTACTTGAAATGAGGCCACTGAACTGTGGAGAATTTCCCAGTCTCCAGCCCTCCCCCTCGCCTTCCCTAAGTATTGTGTGAGCATGTATCTGGCCAAAAACATTCACAACTGCAACAACAATTCGGTTTTGTATATCCCAGGTACCGCATTGGCTATTTttacaaatcccataatacagttcatttttggGTGGCTATTTGCACGAAGACAATaaatatccagttcactgaagcatgatacattAACAAGAGCAATTAACTTGTActgtttttatgtaaaaaaaatccccaaaacgtattgcctTATGGGATTGAGAAAACAGTCAAAACGAAAACATGTCCAGAAATgcgatgcacgcggatttcaataagcgtcacgaagtgtccccttgctcttctccggAAATTCAACACAACTCGTGTCTCAgccggaatacagacaattaacgtcacaacgTGTCCAcaaaatgctgctcctcaaggATGAACTGCTGCAGTTGTATATcctgacctaaaaataacgctaaccttaacCCTTACCTCATTGTTGGAAATTATATAGCAAATGCGTAGACATAATGGGatacttcgtgttggatgtcaaataTGAGTGTGCATTgggcgtgcatttctggacataagtgtagGAAAAAGAACACAGTAACTTGCTTCTTACTTTTAATTATCACTTGGAACCCTTGACATTTTGTCATCTCTCTTTCAGATTTACAAATGGTTTTCAAAATTAACAGGCGCAAATTTCTAAAGTTGGATGGATTCACATTCAGCTTTTACATGACCAATCACCTTAACCCTCAAATACCTGTGGACGAATGTTTAACAGCAATCTGCAGAAAGATTTCAAGCTACCATAAGTTGACCTTCCCAAATTGGACAAGACTCATGGGAGATCATCGTATTATTCGAATCACCGAAAGTGATGACCTGTTTCAATATCTCGATGCAAACTCCCAGAGCAAAACTTTGAATTGGCTAATCTTCAGGCGGGTTGGCAATAAGATCGTTGTTACCCACTTTTGTCCTTTTGGAGGCGAAAAAGATGAAGATTTTGAGGAAAACGTTGACCAAACTCGCCGTAGTCTAAAGAAGTTGAAAGAGGCTTGGCGCATGGTCAACTCCTCATCCAAGCCCGAAAAACAGAAAGAGAAAGAACGGGATGAGATTAAAGCTGAAATAAAAGCGAATTACTGGGCGGTAGTGCAAGCAGTTGAAGAAGAAATTGAGGATAAAAAGAGAGAGTTGAAGTTGGTGGCAAACCTTGTTTTCTGTGATGAAGAGAGCAGAGAAAACATCATTTGCGAAATTGAAAAGATAACAATTACGACAGGACGGGTCATTGTTAAACCATTATTGAAGGCTGTGGTGGCAGCAATCATCGCAGGAATCGCATTAGCGATTGCTAAGGCGGCAGCAAAGCAATCGGCCAAGCAAGGTGCCAAGGTCGCAACGAAGAGTATTCCCATTTTAGGGTTGGCAGTGGGCACTGGATTCGCACTCTGGAAATTTGCGAAGGCAGACTTTGCAGGCGCAGGACTGGAGATTGCTTCCGGAGCAGCATCTTGCGTACCTGGAGTAGGAACTGCAGCTTCCTTGGCAATCGACACAGCTCTCGTAACCAAGGACATATATCatgtaggaaaggaaaaaaagaaacaaatggaGGTAAAAGAAAAGAACCGTCTTAGCCCTAACCTTTTTGATAAAGTGCGAGGCTGATTTCGATATATGACATGGTTTCTATGCCACCAACTTGGGAACTCATCGAATGTCAAAAGTATCGGGACTGGCTCTAATCTCGTAATTTGAACCAAACCTTTTTTATGAATTGCTTTTCCAAACTGGACCAAAGTGATACTCGCAAGGCTGAGGTAATTATGGAAAGATTGCGGCAATTTATTCTACATTTCATGGAAACTGTGAATACCCTTAAGCACAAATTTTTGCTTGAAGGTTGAAGCCCAGTTttccataaaacaaaataagCTTGTGGTAAATTTTGTCGCCTGACTTTTTTAATTAGCAAAAGAGGGTGGGTATATTTTTGTCTAAGAATCATGTTATGATGAAGTAACCTTCTAAACGTTTAGAGCCGGTTTCAATGGAGGGGAAGCGGAAAGGGacgggtgggggggggggggatttagctttcacggctaacggttaaatAATTTGCTGTTTCGCGGCTAACGGTTATTTTTTTCCGTCACGATTAACTTAATatgtgaaaaacaaagaaacgtcccTTGTGTTAGTTACTAGTAGGGTCTCAGTAGACATATTGAATATTTTCTGGTCATCTTTGTTCCCAGGacctctcttcttcccttccccTGGAGCGAGAAAATCTGGGAgagaaaaaagcaatttttatcACGGCTAACGGCTATTTTTTTTGGTCATTCTCACGCTTAACATTTTTCGACGTTTCTCGTCTCATGGTTAACCCCATTGGGACCCTCCTAAAGGAAATCTGTATCGTTTTCTCTCACTAAAATGCGATGACATTAAAAGTGCG from Montipora capricornis isolate CH-2021 chromosome 12, ASM3666992v2, whole genome shotgun sequence encodes the following:
- the LOC138026518 gene encoding uncharacterized protein, with the protein product MVFKINRRKFLKLDGFTFSFYMTNHLNPQIPVDECLTAICRKISSYHKLTFPNWTRLMGDHRIIRITESDDLFQYLDANSQSKTLNWLIFRRVGNKIVVTHFCPFGGEKDEDFEENVDQTRRSLKKLKEAWRMVNSSSKPEKQKEKERDEIKAEIKANYWAVVQAVEEEIEDKKRELKLVANLVFCDEESRENIICEIEKITITTGRVIVKPLLKAVVAAIIAGIALAIAKAAAKQSAKQGAKVATKSIPILGLAVGTGFALWKFAKADFAGAGLEIASGAASCVPGVGTAASLAIDTALVTKDIYHVGKEKKKQMEDLKASTEVIQRKLDNLFEDYETAKAEYDFVCEVLGDPGYDVQKLKHDIKVLNLYRSGQH